The DNA sequence GGATTTTCACATCCTTTTGACCAAGTCTGAGGAAAGAAGCCACAGAAATTCATTTCAATTTTCAGTATTTTTTTCATTCTTGAGGACAAGAATGATTTCAAGGGGTGGGGAATGTTATGAGTAAGGAATAAAGAAGTATTAGATTAGTCTCTATATTCAGTTGTAATTGTAGAAAGTAGTTGTGGCACCCAAAGTAGTATAAATAGGAATAAATTTGTAAAGATAAAGATATCCAAAATCATTAGCAATCAAAGATAAActctttctttcctcttttctaATTCTCTCGGTTACTTCTCCcctttctatttcttttctcaGCCCATTCtacttctctctctttctctccctATTTCTCTGTTTCAAAGGGAATTGCAAGTCTGTCATGTAACAGAGGTGTACATGACACCTCCACAGGGATATCACAAAGCCCAGCCAGGGGATTTTTGCTTGttaaaaaaatctttatatAGGCTTAAACAAGCCTCTAGGCAATGGAACATTGAATTCACCAGCTTTCTCAAAAGTTTAGGCTTTGTGTAATCTTCCCATGACCACTGCTTATTTACACAGCATACTGGAACTTTAACTTTGATATTACTtgtctatgttgatgatgtcATTCTCACTAAAAACTCTATTGATGCTATAACTGAGTGTAAGCTTGCTTTACACTCGAAGTTTACTATTAAAGATTTGGGACccatgaaatattttttgggtCTAGAGATTGCTAGATCCAATCAAGCAATTGTCATTAgtcaaattaaatatatttctgATGTATTGAAGGATGCAGGCATGTTTAATTGTAAGCCTGCCTCCTGCCCTTTACCTCAAGGTTTACACTTATCCCCTGATACAGGGGAGCCTTTTGATACACTTGATCTGTATAGAAGGCTCCTTGGCAGATTGCTTTACATTAATCTCACAAGACCTGATATTTGCTATGCTGTCCAGCACTTAAGCCAGTTTATGAGCATGCCCCGAAAGCCCCATTGGGAGGCTGCTTTACATGTGCTTCGTTATCTTAAAGGGTCTTTACATCAAGGCCTTTATTTTCCTGTAAGTGCTAACATGTCATTGAATGCATATTGTGACTCTGATTGGGCTGCTTGTACCTATTCCAGAAAGTCACTTTCTGGTTATTGTATATACTTGGGACCTTGCCTTATCTCTTGGAAGACTAAGAAACAACCTACTATTTCTAAATCTTCAACCGAGGCTGAGTATCATGCCATGGCTAACACAGTATGTGAACTCCTCTGGATTAGCTACATTTTGCAGGATTTGCAGGTTACAATCCCATTGCCAATCCCATTGCACTGTGACAGCAAGACGGCCATGCACATAGCTGCGAACCCGGTATTTCATGAACGTACCAAGCACATTGAAATAGACTGCCACCTGGTGAGAGATCAGCTTCAACAAGGGTTCATACTGCCTCATTATCTCCCTACCGAAAAACAGTTGGCAGACATCTTTACAAAAGTCTTGCCTGCAAGTCGTCATGATAGTCTCACTCACAAGTTGAACTTTCTGCCTTTACCAGCTTCAACTTGAGGAGGGGGTGTCAAAACTACATCATTTATATTGTTTTAGTTTGCATATATGTATTGTGTTAAACTATGTTGTTTTATCGTTGGTTACGTTTTTGCTAGTATTGGGCTGATGCGTAACTCTGTAACTGGGTCTCGTTggtattttgaatttattttttaaaatattattatatattttgttggataaattattttataagaatAGATAtggtgtaaaaataaaaaaatttaataaataaataccttaaatttatataaatttttttgtcaatattaaaaaatataacatattattaattgtttataattaggttgatattgtaaatatatttttttaaaaaattattatatattttactagagaaattattttataggaatatatataaagtaaaataaaaaaatttaataaataagtgttttaaatttatatatatatatatatatatatatatatatatatatattgttggttgaaaaaaaaatataggaatatttaatgtgataatgATAAAACAAATTTACATACAAAAGAATGAAATTTCTTGATATGCagtatttgaaaaaatttatagttGGAATGAAATTGTTAAGATTTATAAATTTaggtttatataaattttttttgtcaatattaaaaaaatataacattttatttattaattgttctcatacattttttattttttataattaagttggtattataaatatattttttaaaaaaattattatatatttttctggaaaaattattttataagaatagatataaagtaaaaataaaaaatttaataaataagtgccttaaatttatatacatgtttgttggaaaaaaaattttatactcatAGAGTAGAATACTTAcccttatttaaatatttttcttcagGAGATAAATGATTCTTTTTGAGAATTGGcttgtaattatttttcataaaattatccatatttttattatattttaatattttaaaactttaaatttaaaactctGCATTGACTGTTGAATGTACCTCTAGATAGTAGAaatctttatttaaattaatatattttgtgAAATTGAACTTTTTTGAGTAGATGGGCTccctataatattattatttattttatgattatttgAAAGTGAACTAAACTCCTCaaattagatttatttatttgtgagTCAAGTGAGTTTTCTCATATTTTTAGTTTAAGGTGAAATTTTATCTGTTTAATTTATTGATCTTGAGCATTTCTAGTTGGAACTTAATTATGAATTGAGAAATAATATGCTTATTACAGTTTTTGGAGGGTTTTAGACCGGTTCAAATGCTAATGTCGGTTAAATTTAAAGTTAGATCgtgataattttttcatttttcaaaatatttttttgataaccctacaagatttaatttatttacctcTAATTTTTTTGAGTTATTTTCTTCAATATCTTATTTAGGTATTGTGTTTAtcactcaaaattttataattagtgAAAATTCATGTTCTGAAGTACAAGCACATGATTTGAACTTAAGTATAATATATTTGAATGTTGAACATATTCACAATGCCTGACAAGCAccgtctttttttttataaatatcattatagtacttaggggtgagcattcggtcgcttcggtttaaaatcgaaccgaaccgaataaaccgaaaatcgaaattttagtttttatgaaaatcgaaccgaaccgattttgatcaaaaatcgaatcgaactgaaccggtctgattcggttcaattcggttcggtttgatcggtttcgatttttaatatttttttaattttttacactttatttttagtattttaaaatttaattaaaatattttaattttaatataatttaatttctctatattattaaaaaaacatattattatccctaatcggttcggttcggttttttcggttttttctgatcaaaaccgaatcgaaccgaaataactgaaatttctgaaatttaaaaccgaaccgaatcgaaatgtataaaaaatcgaattaaatttttaaatcaattcggttcgatcaattttttcagtttgaaccgaattctgctcacccctaatagTACTACACGCtctgaaacaaaaaaaaaaaaaaaaaaagacaatctCAACAAAAGGTCATCTTTTCGAACATTGATGAAGTTGATGTTTTCTTTCATGaaattaaattcattatttatctttaaatttatGAAAGTTCTATGTGTGTAAGAGGaaacaataaatttattgttttttaattaatttctattattataattttattaagtaaatatttttagGACAATGTGTATAATTGCCATTTATTAATCTTTTTACTGAATAAAGtaaatcaatattaaaaaaataaaactgaaatatATTAAATGAGATCATAAATACTCTAATATTTATTAAcacataattaaataaaatataatataaattaaaaatgacttcaattaattttaatctacGAATTTAATAGTAGAAATACAAAAAATTAGAAACAATACAAATCGAGAGGGAATGTAAATAGGGATGGGGCATGCTACTTAAATAACAGTATGTTGTAGCCTACCAATGTCTGACAGATGACAAGCTTTCTCGTTTGGCAGAAATCTCATCTAGCGAATTATCTGTTAGACCAAACATGActtaaaaagaataaattatatagattttttgacagatattatatatatatgaaatataaaattgatcatctttatgaaattttattcaaatattatatattatataaattttacttttttataaaatagagatgatgtagaatttaattaaattttatcagaaattttaattaataatattttattaaaataaaataataaaaattaaaaattaaaaattgaaaaattttattaaaatttttgaaaaattaaaaaatatctcaaataaaaaaaaattataataaaaaaggattttaatatgtaaaattataaaaatatttataaaaatataattaaaatgtaaaattaatttttaaatagtgaaatttttattttgaattttataatagacttttaatttttaaataataaaaatattaatttattataaatataaaatattttaaaacataattatttatcatgtatatacataattatttattgtattttgataaataatataactattttgattattatttatattatattatattatatttgatttattattatgtcttgtaatttaaataatttattaatataaaaaattaatttaaaatattataactaataatttcttaaaaaataagtcAAAATAACTATCGATCCGTAAAAAATATCTCTAAATATAAACTAATCCAAAATATAGCCGATAACATTCAACGACTAAATCAAACACTCATTTGATAAATCAAAAGACACATAGTtttgtaattaatatttaaatatttttaaattttaaaaaatttattaattaatttttatgttaattttaatcattaaatattataaaaaatttaaaatcctctaatgaaattaattattatataattttataaaattgatagactaactaataattttttttatattataagaatttaataataaaatacttaattattaaaattgagagaaatattttttttatatatttttttaaaattaataaatcaaataaatattactgtaaataatgaatattactgtactaaatagtaaatttttaaattgctCTATAATCAAGATTAAGGATACAGTTAGAAGCACATCCAAACACTATTCAAAACTGCATCAAAATTAGCAGCTTTTCCTTGTATAAGTCCAAATTGGACTGCACTGAAACTGAGATCCGCAGATAGAGATGAAGGTAGAGAGAGTAGCACGCATGGCAGCCATTTGTCGAAACAAGCACTTCTGCGCTTCACGTTTGCCTTCCATGCACATCTCCGGTCCTCTTCTCTCTCGCCAAGTAATCTGACTTTTCTCTGTACCTTCTCTATATCTACTCAGTTTCTATTGCTCTCTCACACGCCAAAACACAAAAACTTGATATTAGTGAGTGATCGCCATCTTCCCTTCTCTTTCTCGTTCTATGCACATACACATAATTGCAATTTCTGTTCttgtttgaattttgattttgatttttgatttttttatatgttgATTGATAGAAACAAGGGATGAGAAAGTGACTGTGATCTCGACCTATTTCTGATTTTTGCTTTGATAGTCTAGAAATTAAGTTTTTgggattttcttttataaacttttttatGACAGTGCCTTCATTGAATgctttgatttatttattgttgggatttttcttttataaaattcGTGATTGCAACATTAGCAGTATTAATTAATCATTGCTTTCTTCTATTAATTACTCAggatgtaatttttataatgtCAATGCTTTGTACATGATTTGGGTGTCAGATAAGCATGAAGACCGATAATCTTGTTGCTCATCTAAGGACTGCTGGTCTGTTAAAGACCCAGGGTCTTATTGGAGGGAAATGGACTGATGCATATGATGGGAAGACAATTCAGGTGTGTCTTCATATTTTTTCTTTGATGCCTATGGTCGTGGATTATCACAACTATTTGCATTAACTGTTACGCCAAGTATAACGAATTTGAGCTTTACTTATCTCTTGTCGCGCATCATAAACGTTCTTATTCATGTCTGTTTGTAATGTAACTCATTTTAGTTTTTCCACGGATAAATATAACTTCTCAAAGGAGAATAAAAAGAGAAGCATTCAGTCTTTCATGAAGGGGAAAAAGGAAGAGCTGAAGCAAcaactatttaaaaatatattcccTCTCCCTGCAGCATGCTTGTGAAGAATAGTATTTCATGATAATGCTCTTTTATCTGTTGTTTTATATATTTGCCTTCCTCTTGTAATTTTGGTTCTCATGACAGGTTCGCAATCCAGCAACTGGTGAAGTTATAGCAGATGTCCCATGCATGGGTGGGAAGGAGACAAATGATGCAATTTCTTCTGCTCATGATGCATTTCAGTGTATGAACTTCTTAATGATCCATTCTCTTattatactttatttatttatttcaaatatatatggCATTTAGACTATTTTGATAAACTGATGAATGATGATGTTTATCCCGTCTGAGTATGGAGACATCACATTCAAAGTGTTTTGGACTTGGTAATGTGAATTGAATATGGTTTATATTACACTACAACGACTAAGCCTTAATCCCAAACAATATGGTTCATGTTATGTGCCTAGAATTTCGATAGACATACTAGAGGAATCTTGGTTATTGAAGTTGCTAGGTGTATTATTAGAAGAGGAATTGTGGATATTAAATTCTTATCTTTTGCTGTCAATCCATAAGCTTGATTAAAGAGTGTTAAGAAACTTCTTTATTACAAAGTTGATTCTAAAATGTCTATTTAATTTTCAACAATAAAAAGATAACAATATTAGAAGTAATTTTTTGGATTATTTATGACATTTATATTTACAGgcagtaatttatttttttcaaataaaattacgGGTAATAATTTATGGTATAGTGAGACTTAGCAAATCCCACAATTTAGTACTTGCTTTTTAATAGGAAACAATTTAGTTCTAGAGTTTTCAAATAGTTCTAGAGTTTTCAAATAgttcttttattaaattaacattaGTCAATTATAAATTGAAGGGGCTAAATTGTTccaaatattaaaactataggGGTTAAACTGTTACTATAATTGAAATTCGAAGGATTAAATTGTTCTAGTCCAATAGTAAGTTTAACATATCAAGGGTGGAACCAGGATTTTTTCTTAGGGGAGCCAATTATAATACACTAGTAATATCCATATATGAATGCACATgcctatatttatatatatatagaaaatagCACATATAAAATTgtagtaaataaaaataatacaaaatataGAACTGTAAAAAATTTTCCAAGATTAAAACATTATAACAAAACCTCTATGATAGATGTAATATTACAAAATTATAGTTATATCATTATATAACTTCATGatattatgataataaatatttagacATCAAAGTATTATATCTAATCCTTATACTCCTtccgttttataatttttgtccattttactttttttacacatattaagaaggataatttttttaattaacttttcAATAATACCTATCTTAAAGACAttgaattttagtattttgatcGGTTTTTTGGAAATAAGATAAAGACAAAATTAAATAGGTTATACtagtcaatttatatgttattacaaTGTAAAAAGGTAAGTAGACAATAATTTTGAAACAACCAAAAAAGCAAAGATAAGACAGACAAAAATTATGGAACGGAGGgagtataatttaaaattttaataaaactacAAATAGCTAGATTATATGTTATGGTAGCATaagattactattttaaaataaacgtaagaatattataattttatgtgTAATAATCAAGATTTGAACtaaatttgaaattgaaattaaagttaaaaaagaaCCAGAACCATACTAAAATTGCTTAGAACCGTCCCTGAACTGTATTGAAACTTGGTTCCAGTTATGGTTCCTAAACATCAAAGAATTGGAAAATTGTTTATGGTTCTGGTTGTTATTTAGAACTGCACTAGAATGGAACAGAACAATCCTACTTACCAGTTGATGTTATCTTTGAAGTGTAGACATTTAATATGGTATAGTCATTCAGTATAAACGTTTAATTGAAAGTGACAAGTTCTACAATTCACatgcttttctttattttttccccTTTCTATATGGCTGATATTTTGTAGTTGCAGGGTTTATGTTGATGTTTCCTCCATTTGTTATCTGTAATTTGCAAATTTAGATACCACAATTTTTAACATAACATGAAGTTATCATATTGTTTGTGATATTAGAATTGAATGGTTTAAACGAGGAATTTATTTTGCTAATGCAATATATTGATGATATTTTATTTGTGTAGCTTGGAGCAAAGTCACTGCCACTGAGAGGAGCAAATGCTTAAGGACATGGTATATTTTTAACTCTATGTTTTCATTAAACAATTTGTTTTGTGAAGACGGTCAAATGATGAAATGTTTGAGAACTTTGCTGTATTAAGActgctatttttttatatatatattttttaagtttatatatatttttatattctagATAGTACAAttgtaatatataatttaattcctctattttttaatgataacaagtgagtgcCCAAAGTACAATTTTTGTTAACAAAATGCATTATGTTAAAATTCAACATTAGTGGTTGAAAATTGTAATATTTAGTCTATGATATTTCACTTATTATAACAATTTAGATCTTgtgttttttaatatttgtgaCAATTTAGTCTCCTAGATTTGGGTTGACTAGTTTGATTTATGGTTGACTAATGGTCTTTCGGGGCTAACTTCgttcttattaaaaataaagggtCTAAATTGAGTTTTTTTGTCATATATCaggaaaaaaatagaaaatactcATAATTCTATGGTTTGTATTAAAACTTGCAAACACTATTATGGTTTATTGATGTTCTTATAGATTTCCTTGCATCTGTTTCAAGGTATGACTTGTTAATTTCACACAAAGAAGAACTTGGACAACTAATAACCTTAGAGCAAGGAAAACCCCTAAAAGAAGCCATTGGTGAGGTATAGGGCTCAAACTTATACTTGAGAATTATAGGAGATAGATTTTCTCTTCATCTTGATTCGTCTCTATTATTATCAATAATGTTTTTTACTACAATTTTTTATGGTTGAATAATTTAAACATGTGAtccaataaattaaataataggtCACCTATGGAGCTAGTTTTATTGAGTTCTTTGCGGAGGAGGCAAGACGAATATATGGTGACATAATCCCAGCAACTCTTGGTGATCGTCGGTTGTTGGTTCTAAAGCAGGTGTAATAAGCATTCCATTTGGTTTTTAAATTCCTTTTATCTTCATATGTTACTGGGCAAGCTTTAGCACACTGTATTAAATCCAACTTTTTGTTCAATTAAAGTCCACCCATCCACATTAAGACTTAAGATTTGCAAGTGATGCAAGAGTATCTGAATTATTTAGTTCTATATTTTATGTAGTTTTCTGGATTTGCTTCTGGATTTTATTTACTTCTGTTTGCCTTCTTTATTTAGGATTCTTGTCCATAATCTTTATCAATCAGTATTAGTTTCCACTTTCCAGTATATCAATTTGAATGGGATAATAAGGTTGCTATAGACATATCAgcaatgtttatattttttattgagaaTTTTATCAAGAGGTTATCTGTAAACTCTATTTATTGTTCCTTTATTTTCAACCACAGTTAATCCTATTTTGGCCCTAATTGTTAAGATCTAATTTTCTTAAACTCTTCTGCGGCATCAACAAGTCCAGAAAATAACTTGGACTTTGGCCCTTTGATTGAGAAATAAGAACAGCAATCAATTAGGAGGAAGGGATAGTTGAATTAATAGTTTAGTTGGTCAATGCTTACCCTGTACTGTAAAGGTCAAAGGTTTAAATCTTTACACTAACTAAAAGTTTTATATTtgctccaaaaaaaaaaaagtggtgAAGAGCAAGCCTTGCCGACTAAACAAATGCATAGGGTGTTTTTGATTGTTTTTTGAGAATAAAAAAGGGGGGAagttggggggggggggaggtTTAACAATaaagtgtatttttttttttgggaaaaaGGGGATTGGCATTGAGGAGGTCAATAGTCACTCCTGCATTATGTATTTTGGTTAACCTCCTGCCCTAGACTAGAGGGAGGGAAAGAGTGGAGagacaaaaaaattattattagcatagttaaaattaataatataatgttAAGactaaatagataaattattcTAGCATTTCTCTTATTTCTTTAATAGTATACAAAAGTCACTTAATTTTTactccttaattttttttttttttaacctttcTTTACTTCCTTAATTCTTACATAGGTATATGACTGTTGAATCCCATACGGGTTGGATAGaagtaatgtgccccttatatgagccatagACACTCCtctcccttgagctagcttttggctAAACTAGCTtttgggtgagttaggcctgactcaaatttaacatggtatcagagcctcccattCGATGTTGGGCCTGCCTCCCATAAATATGTTacgcaccagtaaaattttGAGCGtaaggggtgtgttgaatctcacatcgattgtggaaagaagtaatgtgccccttatatgagccatagacattgctcccccttgagctagcttttggggtgagatAGGTCTGTCCCAAATTTAACAATAACCTTACATATTATTCATGAATcatgaaattaaatgattttacagattagtttaaatttactaattacTATACAAATACTATAAAGTATCcaaatttctttttctcaagtATTTCAAGTCAAAGTACGAAAATCAACcctaatttctatttatttatttttttaaagtactGTCAATTTAGAAAAATCAGTAGAGTTTCATGTGATGCTTGTAATTTAGTTCTTTTTCCCTGAAATTTACCTAGCTCTGCCCTTGTTAGTTAATCAAGGTGGTGATAATAGGGGCATTACACCTAGGATTTGTATGCTATTGCTGTAAGCTAGGACTTATGGTTTTCTATAAGATTATGAATTCT is a window from the Manihot esculenta cultivar AM560-2 chromosome 16, M.esculenta_v8, whole genome shotgun sequence genome containing:
- the LOC110603211 gene encoding uncharacterized mitochondrial protein AtMg00810-like, producing MERFEQSIQVTKENIAILINENQIFEKPSEEQDVSCEILNRKDRAIEVEQELFVDMSNVSEINDEKNDKNADDGQLEFEMRTLLVEFEHTGTLTLILLVYVDDVILTKNSIDAITECKLALHSKFTIKDLGPMKYFLGLEIARSNQAIVISQIKYISDVLKDAGMFNCKPASCPLPQGLHLSPDTGEPFDTLDLYRRLLGRLLYINLTRPDICYAVQHLSQFMSMPRKPHWEAALHVLRYLKGSLHQGLYFPVSANMSLNAYCDSDWAACTYSRKSLSGYCIYLGPCLISWKTKKQPTISKSSTEAEYHAMANTVCELLWISYILQDLQVTIPLPIPLHCDSKTAMHIAANPVFHERTKHIEIDCHLVRDQLQQGFILPHYLPTEKQLADIFTKVLPASRHDSLTHKLNFLPLPAST